In Clupea harengus chromosome 13, Ch_v2.0.2, whole genome shotgun sequence, one DNA window encodes the following:
- the haus2 gene encoding HAUS augmin-like complex subunit 2, which yields MSAGDTSTLSAEGQILGTYVTSGFLTQEEIDAVQKQDVFSSNLYNVVKLNERQRKNDEKTLQLQLLKMDKEFADVSHSHYLNPRIDALQKFNTHLQRLLQEHISLKKRLMKPMAELSLPVHADMHKDVVELVSMVTDFMEDLDLKIKTVQSIPNTQEDINKLNMAMAQLLTLVKEVEALHQQVLQWRDKHQGPNAEKQAVDDGWAR from the exons ATGAGTGCAGGAGACACTTCCACTTTGTCAGCTGAAGGACAAATCCTTGGAACTTACGTTACCAGCGGGTTCCTGACCCAG GAGGAGATTGATGCTGTGCAAAAACAAGACGTTTTTTCGTCCAATTTGTATAATGTTGTGAAACTGAATGAAAGGCAGCGCAAGAATGATGAG AAAACACTTCAACTTCAGTTACTTAAGATGGATAAGGAGTTTGCCGATGTCTCTCACAGTCACTACTTAA ACCCCAGGATTGATGCCCTTCAGAAGTTTAATACCCACCTCCAGAGGCTCCTCCAGGAGCACATCAGCTTGAAGAAGAGGCTCATGAAGCCCATGGCTGAACTAAGCCTACCtgtacatgcagacatgcacaa AGATGTGGTGGAGCTCGTCAGCATGGTTACAGACTTCATGGAGGACTTAGACTTGAAGATAAAGACAGTTCAGTCTATTCCCAACACTCAGGAAGACATTAACAAGCTG AACATGGCCATGGCTCAGCTCCTGACCCTGGTGAAAGAGGTGGAGGCCCTCCACCAGCAGGTGCTCCAGTGGAGAGATAAGCACCAAGGACCCAACGCAGAAAAACAGGCCGTAGATGATGGCTGGGCAAGATGA